The Brachionichthys hirsutus isolate HB-005 chromosome 8, CSIRO-AGI_Bhir_v1, whole genome shotgun sequence genome contains a region encoding:
- the cd8a gene encoding T-cell surface glycoprotein CD8 alpha chain, with protein MDQSWILILLILVFYQKVASGDDVIVEDGRPVVIRCQPEMGSMVLWFRVLDHRGMEFIGSFTNTGLQKSTFAPSSPFSFAKMRQHDLVLPAFDRVRDSGAYSCASLHKGTELKFGGVTRLVGDSIDFLSSVERKREREVPVTAGTAAAAEGTRRTACACGAEEASPSALCAPSILGPLAGGCGLLLLLLLIVITHCNRLRTRRCPHHYKRKPRVMAGGKQ; from the exons ATGGACCAAAGTTGGATTCTGATTCTGCTGATTCTGGTGTTCTATCAGA AGGTAGCTTCAGGTGATGACGTCATCGTAGAGGATGGAAGGCCTGTTGTAATCCGGTGCCAGCCCGAGATGGGCTCCATGGTCCTCTGGTTCCGAGTGCTGGACCATCGTGGGATGGAGTTCATCGGGTCCTTCACCAACACCGGCCTGCAGAAGTCCACCTTCGCCCCGTCTTCACCGTTCAGCTTCGCAAAGATGCGTCAGCACGACCTGGTCCTGCCCGCCTTCGACCGCGTCCGGGACAGCGGCGCGTACAGCTGCGCGTCTCTGCACAAAGGAACCGAACTCAAGTTCGGAGGAGTGACCCGACTCGTGGGAG ATTCCATTGATTTTCTCTCTTCAgtagaaagaaagagggaaagagaagTCCCGGTAACGGCGGggaccgccgccgccgccgaagGAACCCGACGCACGGCCTGCGCGTGCGGGGCAG AGGAGGCCAGTCCGTCCGCGCTCTGCGCTCCGTCCATACTGGGCCCGCTGGCTGGCGGCTGTGGccttcttcttctactcctcctcatcgtcatcaCGCACTGCAACA GATTGAGGACGAGGAGATGCCCTCACCATTACAAAAGAAA GCCTCGGGTGATGGCTGGTGGAAAACAGTGA